In the Meiothermus cerbereus DSM 11376 genome, TTTTCTAAAATCCTGTCCAGGATGGGAATAGCCAGCACTACACTAAACGACTCGTGGCGCACGCGGTGCACCTGGTTACCAATATCGTGCAGCATGGTAGAAAGCAACACGGTAAGAAAGGTGTCGTCCAGGTCGCCCACCCCGCTTTCCATCACATCGGGCTTAACCCCGTGGTCGGTGAGTAGTTGGAGGATGGTCACGCTGGCCGCGCCGGTCAGGAGCGCATGCACCCGCCCGTGATCGTTGTAGCCCAGCTTGCGCACGGTGATGTAGTTGGCCATGTCCCAGTGGCCCCGGGCCTCGGAGTCGGTGGTGAGCATCTCGTAGGCGGCCAGGGCCTTGGGGTAGCGCTGCAAGCCCTCGCGAATAGCCAGATCGGCCTCGACGTATAGCTTGGCCTTGGGCTGGGTGACCTGAACCGTGCGCTCGTTCATAACCGAACTGCCATCGCTCATACCCTGATGGTAGAGCCTGGAGACTTAGTGCGGCGTGATAAAAGCCACAGGAAACATGCTGGTAGCGAGGGTAGCGGAGCGCGCCCCTCATTCACCCCTGAAGTGCGCCGGTCGCTTTTCCAGGAAGGCTTTGGTTCCCTCGCGCATGTCCTGGGTGGCACAGGCCAGACCAAACAGGTCGGCTTCGATCTCGAGGGCCTCCTGCAAGTCCAGGCCCTCACCCCGCCCCACAGCTTCCTTGGCCAGGGCCAGGGCCACCGGGCCATTTTTCAGGATGGCTGCGGCCAGCTCTTTGGCTGCCATTAGGGCATCCTCACCCACCCGGTTGACCAGGCCCAGACTCAGGGCTTCTTCAGCGCCAACGTGGCGGCCAGTAAAAATCAGATCGAAAGCCCTGCCCCGGCCCACCAGGCGCGGCAAGCGCTGGGTTCCCCCAAAGCCAGGGATGATACCCAACCCCACCTCGGGGAGGCCCAGTCTGGCTTTGTGGCTGGCTACCCGCAGGTCGCAGGCCAGGGCCAGCTCGAGCCCGCCCCCCAGGGCATAACCGTTGATGGCGGCGATGCTGGGCACCGGCAGGGCCGCAATCTCGTTGAAGACCGACTGGCCCATAATGGCAAACTCCCGCGCAGCAAACACATCTTGCAGATTGGCTATTTGACCGATGTCGGCCCCTGCCACAAAGGCCTTGCCTTCGCCGGTGAAGATGGCCACCTTTACCTCAGGATCCTGGGTAATGACCTCGCACACGCTGGCAAGTTCAATGAGCAGGTCCTGGTTGAGGGCGTTGAGGGCCTGGGGGCGGCTAATGGTAACAATCCCCATGCTGTCTTCGACCCGGTAGGTCAGGTATTCAAATTCGGGCATATCTAGTTCAAAGGTTTCTGCCATGCTATACCTCCTGCAGGCCCTGCGGGTTTCCCAGCCACATGGTGGGCCGGCCTGCGGTCGCTATCGCAGCGACGGATGGGAACTGCGCCGAGGGCCACGACTGCATGCGCCAAGCATAACAGAAGCGCAGCAGCCTGGGGCACATGCTGTTATTTTCCCGCTTATCGCGCTTTTCACAGGACGCAGCAGTAAAGCTAGTAAGAGGCTCAAGGACTATGAAAACGCTCTATTTTGCCTCGAGCCAGTTCTCACCTATGCCGGTGCCAACCTCGAGGGGTACCTCCAAAGCCCAGGCTTTCTGCATCACCTCGCGCACCACCCCGGCCACTTGCTCGGCTTTATCAGCTGGGGCCTCGACCAAAAGCTCATCGTGCACCTGCAAGACCAGATGGGCCTCCAGGCCTTCCAGCTCGGGCTGAAGCTTGACCATGGCCAGCTTCATCAGGTCGGCTGCGGTGCCCTGCACCGGCATGTTGAAGGCCATGCGCTCGGCAGCTTCCCGCACGCTGCGGATGCGCGAGTCCAGGTCGGCCACAAAACGTCGGCGACCGAACATGGTCTCGACGTAGCCCTTCTGCCGCGCATCGGCCAGTACCTGCTCAATCCAGGCCCGAACCCTGGGGTAGGAGGCAAAGTAGCGCTCAATAAAGCGCTCGGCCTCGGCATAGGGGATAGCGAGCTCGTTAGATAAGCGGTGCGCCGACATCCCGTACAGCACCCCAAAGTTGATGGTTTTGGCCGCCCG is a window encoding:
- a CDS encoding phosphohydrolase — translated: MNERTVQVTQPKAKLYVEADLAIREGLQRYPKALAAYEMLTTDSEARGHWDMANYITVRKLGYNDHGRVHALLTGAASVTILQLLTDHGVKPDVMESGVGDLDDTFLTVLLSTMLHDIGNQVHRVRHESFSVVLAIPILDRILEKLYRDPEQRIELRAFMLHSINCHDLEPEPLTIEAGITAVADGTDITKGRGRKAFALGSVDIHSISALAVDEVQILKGEQVPVEIRVVMNNSAGIFQVEEVLTKKVLRSPIRDYVTVIASTHDTEHDQRIIRRVRLHETEPRFTLD
- a CDS encoding enoyl-CoA hydratase/isomerase family protein, whose product is MAETFELDMPEFEYLTYRVEDSMGIVTISRPQALNALNQDLLIELASVCEVITQDPEVKVAIFTGEGKAFVAGADIGQIANLQDVFAAREFAIMGQSVFNEIAALPVPSIAAINGYALGGGLELALACDLRVASHKARLGLPEVGLGIIPGFGGTQRLPRLVGRGRAFDLIFTGRHVGAEEALSLGLVNRVGEDALMAAKELAAAILKNGPVALALAKEAVGRGEGLDLQEALEIEADLFGLACATQDMREGTKAFLEKRPAHFRGE